The following are from one region of the candidate division WOR-3 bacterium genome:
- a CDS encoding T9SS type A sorting domain-containing protein, producing MLLLLILFSQWNDDNIEAKHLQCIPHFQYVRAESLHEYDVLKYELDLHLPMTERSLQGVNRIACRSRVDNLNTAVLHSRTLTIDSIMVDGVITTYSSSGESLIVDLPQTYNTGDSFNIEIGYHGSWSVSSYQTGLVYYPENYNSSTKHSIAYTLGEPWDARRWMPCYDEPYDKADYGCIISVTVPDTFVVCANGELVSVTNNPDTTVTYTWQEDYPIVTYLMHFGVSRYSVWSQWYHSPSGDSVEIRHFVWPEDSTQSVTSFVHLLDAMFLFDSLYGAYPFNRYGQDVVYPFAWGGMEHQEMTTIHRNWVVNQSENGMAHELAHQWWGDMVTCVDFRDIWLNEGFATYSDANYNWYRFGHSNFISTMQTRLQYYFQSDAAWRHPIYDPPSGELFDYGYTYCKASWVLHMLRYLNQASFFDAIQTYRDSFEYGTANTEDLKSVFSRTYGTDLTWFFDEWVYGQGHPEYEIYWFCEPAGNNFLFTTNIYQIQTNAPPVFHMPVQIMLHMTSGDTLVDISINSSPEHAEFTVSDSVTSIDFDPDYWLIKKYNIYYGIEENVGAEPVYNDIFFSANPAHNPEITYVVNQYGEVRLTLYDITGRVVKRLDGGLKTPGRYSVRLQNLPSGVYFCRLETSVNERVKKLVVLF from the coding sequence ATGCTGTTACTGTTAATTTTATTTAGTCAGTGGAACGACGACAATATCGAAGCGAAGCATCTGCAATGCATTCCCCATTTCCAGTATGTACGTGCGGAATCCCTCCATGAATACGATGTCCTCAAATACGAACTTGACCTGCATCTGCCGATGACCGAAAGGAGTCTTCAGGGAGTGAACAGAATCGCCTGCCGCAGCAGGGTCGATAACCTCAACACAGCGGTGCTCCACAGCCGCACTTTAACCATTGATTCGATTATGGTCGACGGTGTAATCACCACATATTCATCGTCCGGAGAATCTCTTATCGTTGATCTTCCCCAGACCTACAACACCGGTGATTCGTTCAACATCGAAATAGGTTATCACGGTTCCTGGAGTGTGAGCAGTTATCAGACAGGACTTGTTTACTATCCTGAAAATTACAACTCCAGTACCAAACATTCAATCGCCTATACCCTCGGTGAACCGTGGGATGCGCGACGCTGGATGCCGTGCTATGATGAGCCTTATGATAAAGCTGATTACGGCTGCATCATTTCGGTCACGGTGCCGGATACATTTGTGGTGTGTGCAAACGGTGAGTTGGTCAGCGTGACGAATAATCCCGACACTACGGTCACTTACACCTGGCAGGAAGATTATCCGATTGTCACCTATCTGATGCATTTCGGGGTGTCCAGATACTCGGTATGGTCCCAGTGGTATCATTCGCCTTCAGGAGATTCCGTCGAGATCAGACATTTTGTCTGGCCTGAAGACTCAACCCAATCAGTTACTTCGTTTGTTCACCTGCTTGATGCAATGTTCCTCTTTGATTCATTGTATGGAGCATACCCTTTTAATCGTTACGGACAGGACGTCGTCTATCCATTCGCCTGGGGCGGTATGGAACATCAGGAGATGACCACGATCCACCGCAATTGGGTCGTCAATCAGTCGGAAAACGGAATGGCGCACGAACTTGCTCATCAATGGTGGGGGGATATGGTCACCTGTGTCGACTTTCGGGATATATGGCTTAACGAAGGATTCGCCACTTACAGCGATGCGAACTACAACTGGTATCGGTTCGGACACTCAAACTTCATCAGCACCATGCAGACCCGGCTTCAGTACTACTTTCAATCCGACGCCGCCTGGCGTCATCCTATTTATGACCCGCCCAGCGGTGAGTTGTTTGACTACGGTTACACCTACTGCAAGGCGTCGTGGGTGCTCCACATGCTGCGGTACCTGAACCAAGCTTCTTTTTTCGATGCGATTCAGACTTACCGCGATTCCTTTGAATACGGTACGGCGAACACCGAGGATTTGAAGAGCGTTTTTTCCCGGACCTATGGTACGGACCTCACCTGGTTCTTTGATGAATGGGTATACGGTCAGGGACATCCTGAATATGAAATTTACTGGTTCTGCGAACCGGCAGGGAATAATTTTCTCTTTACGACGAATATCTATCAAATCCAGACGAACGCCCCACCTGTCTTTCATATGCCGGTTCAGATCATGCTCCATATGACATCAGGGGACACCCTCGTCGATATTTCAATAAACAGTTCTCCTGAACATGCCGAATTTACGGTATCGGATTCCGTCACCTCCATTGATTTTGATCCTGATTACTGGTTGATAAAGAAATATAATATCTATTATGGAATCGAAGAGAACGTCGGAGCAGAACCGGTTTATAATGATATTTTCTTTTCAGCCAATCCCGCACACAATCCAGAGATTACTTATGTGGTGAACCAGTACGGTGAAGTCCGCCTCACCCTTTATGACATAACAGGCAGAGTGGTCAAAAGACTTGATGGAGGGCTGAAGACACCGGGACGCTATTCGGTTCGGCTGCAAAATCTGCCGTCGGGTGTCTATTTTTGCAGACTGGAAACGTCGGTGAACGAAAGGGTGAAGAAACTGGTGGTGCTTTTTTAA
- the thyX gene encoding FAD-dependent thymidylate synthase: MKVILAGFNVDVDALKQRGKKNIILTPESISAAYARISRSPKSVEELREDARREVNKARFSNKRIIFGMGHHSVAEHAVFNFDVIGVSRLAVEELESYRLCSYTEKSQRYVTLKGDFVIPERLKNSSLEDDFTSMVELQNKFYKHLFTRITQYNIDHAEHPPKSRREYRLLENLAKEDARYILPLATQTQVGATINARNLELMIRRFASSGLEEIKTLGRKFFELVKDIAPSIVLFCSANDYDQKTYPELRRYARKYSLKSTGSRKTRGVRLVDYTRDADDKILAALLFRSSGMDYAACRRTVRKMTRKEKNELFKKACRYVELYDTMLREFEYARLTCEMVISAAAFGQMKRHRLATIVCQGYDPNLGVTIPDSVKKIGEVKRFTEIVKRTEMVYKKIERRFPGIGRYILTNAHQKRILMAMNLRELYHISRLREDPTAQWDIRGKVKEISALAKKIMPITTQLLGGKEEYPLLYKKLFGKFPRVKKVPEL, translated from the coding sequence ATGAAGGTGATCTTAGCGGGTTTTAACGTAGACGTCGATGCATTGAAACAGCGTGGTAAGAAGAATATTATATTAACTCCGGAGTCAATCTCAGCCGCCTATGCCCGGATAAGCCGGAGCCCGAAATCAGTGGAAGAGTTGCGTGAAGACGCACGCCGGGAGGTCAACAAAGCCCGCTTTTCAAACAAACGTATAATCTTCGGGATGGGCCATCATTCAGTAGCCGAACATGCGGTCTTTAACTTTGACGTCATCGGCGTTTCACGTCTGGCAGTTGAAGAACTCGAAAGCTACCGTTTGTGTTCGTATACTGAAAAGTCCCAGCGTTACGTTACCTTGAAAGGAGATTTTGTAATTCCTGAGAGATTGAAAAACTCTTCACTTGAAGATGATTTCACATCGATGGTCGAGCTTCAGAATAAATTTTATAAGCATCTTTTCACCAGAATCACGCAGTACAACATCGACCACGCAGAACACCCGCCGAAGAGCCGAAGGGAATACAGATTACTTGAAAATCTGGCAAAAGAAGATGCACGTTACATCCTTCCTCTTGCCACGCAGACCCAGGTCGGGGCGACGATAAATGCGCGCAATCTCGAACTGATGATCAGACGGTTTGCGTCATCCGGTCTAGAGGAAATAAAGACGCTCGGAAGGAAGTTTTTCGAACTGGTGAAGGATATCGCTCCGTCGATTGTGCTATTCTGCAGTGCAAATGACTACGACCAGAAAACATACCCGGAACTCCGACGTTATGCCCGAAAATACAGTTTGAAATCAACCGGTTCCCGAAAAACCAGGGGCGTGAGATTGGTTGATTACACCCGGGACGCCGATGATAAAATTCTTGCGGCGCTTCTGTTTCGTTCAAGCGGTATGGACTATGCCGCCTGTCGTCGGACCGTACGAAAGATGACACGTAAAGAGAAGAATGAACTTTTTAAAAAGGCATGTCGATATGTGGAGTTATACGACACCATGCTCAGGGAGTTTGAATATGCCCGGCTTACCTGTGAAATGGTGATATCAGCCGCCGCTTTCGGACAGATGAAGCGCCATCGGCTTGCAACCATTGTGTGTCAGGGATATGATCCGAATCTCGGAGTCACCATTCCTGATTCAGTGAAAAAGATCGGTGAGGTGAAACGGTTTACAGAGATAGTCAAGCGCACTGAAATGGTGTATAAAAAAATAGAACGCAGGTTTCCCGGAATCGGCCGATACATTCTCACCAATGCCCATCAGAAGCGGATTCTTATGGCTATGAATTTGAGGGAACTTTATCATATTTCACGCCTGCGTGAAGACCCGACCGCCCAGTGGGACATACGCGGTAAGGTTAAAGAGATTTCAGCCCTGGCGAAGAAGATAATGCCGATAACAACCCAATTGCTCGGCGGAAAAGAGGAATATCCTCTTTTATATAAAAAACTTTTCGGTAAATTCCCCAGGGTTAAAAAAGTTCCTGAGTTGTAA
- a CDS encoding threonylcarbamoyl-AMP synthase, whose amino-acid sequence MLIKLEHKPRLYNEVTKILKQGGIVVLPTDTIYGFAVDGTNVRAVERLREVKGRGQKPFTFFLSRNRIAEYARIVKRKIIEYFIPGPLTVILRKHPEKSLPFVEDKIGLRIPHTDFVIQLLSRYEAPLAVTSANYSGDSPINSASEIAERFPEVELVLDGGALSSRPSTVIDLTATPPVVKRKGVIPVLEIEKVHGGIVQLAEGLKFNVLFVCSGNTCRSPMAEALLKTMVSEEYCTVQSAGILPTQGMAASQYSREVVEEFGGSLEKHRSRQITDSLIEWADIIFVMGYKHYDHILDISPSAAVKTFLLKEYKRRVKYNEISDPVGRDRSAYEAAVRDMLPSLKLIARDIKRRFRSI is encoded by the coding sequence ATGCTGATCAAACTTGAACATAAACCCCGATTATATAATGAAGTCACAAAGATTCTCAAACAGGGCGGCATCGTGGTCCTTCCTACAGATACAATCTACGGATTTGCCGTGGACGGAACGAATGTCCGGGCAGTAGAAAGATTGCGTGAGGTCAAAGGACGCGGACAGAAGCCTTTTACGTTTTTTTTATCACGCAACAGGATCGCCGAGTATGCGCGGATCGTCAAACGTAAGATCATCGAGTATTTCATACCGGGACCGCTCACCGTGATTTTGAGGAAGCACCCTGAAAAGTCCCTTCCGTTTGTGGAAGATAAAATCGGTTTACGGATTCCCCATACTGATTTCGTTATTCAACTTTTAAGCCGATACGAGGCGCCGCTTGCTGTAACGAGCGCCAATTATTCCGGAGATTCACCAATTAACTCGGCGTCGGAGATAGCAGAGCGGTTTCCTGAAGTTGAACTTGTGCTCGACGGCGGTGCCCTGTCGTCGCGACCATCAACAGTGATTGATTTGACTGCTACACCGCCGGTCGTCAAAAGAAAAGGTGTAATCCCCGTGCTCGAAATAGAAAAGGTCCACGGCGGCATTGTTCAGCTCGCTGAAGGATTGAAGTTCAACGTATTGTTTGTCTGCAGCGGTAATACGTGTCGGAGCCCCATGGCTGAGGCGCTTCTCAAGACAATGGTGAGTGAGGAATATTGTACGGTGCAGTCCGCAGGGATTCTGCCGACCCAGGGAATGGCTGCATCACAATACAGTCGTGAAGTTGTTGAGGAATTCGGCGGGTCACTTGAGAAACATCGTTCCCGGCAGATAACCGATTCCCTCATTGAATGGGCTGACATTATCTTTGTTATGGGCTATAAACATTACGACCACATTCTGGACATCTCTCCCTCTGCGGCAGTCAAGACCTTCCTCCTCAAAGAGTACAAAAGAAGGGTTAAGTACAATGAAATATCAGATCCCGTTGGAAGAGACCGCAGTGCTTATGAAGCCGCAGTCCGGGATATGCTTCCTTCTCTCAAGTTGATCGCACGGGACATTAAAAGGCGTTTTAGATCGATATGA